Part of the Catalinimonas alkaloidigena genome is shown below.
TTTTGATTTCAGTACTGTTGACCAACTTACCATCTTCGTTGTTAAAAATATGAATTCCCATCCACTCACCTACAACGATTAAGTCCTTATCCTGGTCTCCATCTATATCTACCCAACTAGCATCAGTCACCATGCCAATGCCCGATAGTGCTTCGGGGGTTTCGTCCACCCAGTTACCTCCTTTGTTGACCATTAAGTAGCTTCGTGGAGGAAGACCATAGTTACCTGGTACGCATCTTCCTCCCAAAAACATATCCATGCTGCCATCCCCATTAAAGTCTGCCGCTTCCAGACAGGAGAAGTTGCCTACGAGGCGGGGAACGTTACGGTTGCTGGGCTTCAGCTTTCCCTGCCCGTCATTTTCAAAGTACCTTAAAATAAAATGCTGACCTCCTTCAAGATACTCGTTGCCGCCAGCACCTAACATCAGGTCCTGGTCGCCATCCTGGTCTACATCCAGAAAAGCGCCACAGCTACTTTCAAATGATCCAGCTATTTTTAGCCCCTCACTCGGCGTTCTTTTAAAACTTCCGTCATTCCTCTGGGTAAATAGTTTGTCTTCATCGTCTTTAGCACCCAGTAAAACGAAATCTTCAAGCTTATCCCCATTTACATCCCCTTTTACTATTCTGGGGCCTTCGGTCGACAACATTCTCCAGAGTAAAATTTCGTGATCAAAATCATTGTAGCGGTTCTCCTGATGGCGGGAGTCTCCCTGCACCAATTGGTCACTGACTTCTGTTAGTAGAGGAGCCGGAACATTCCTGGCAGTTGATACTGGCACCGCTGTACTACTAGCCTCTTCATGATCCAGCGTGAGGGTTTGGTCAGCAGCAATATTTTTCAGTAGCTGTTTTCTTTTATCCGGCCAGATTACTTCAAGTTGATCAATGCTACTTTCTTCCCCAAGACCAAATAATAAGTAAGGCTCAATGCTACTCTCAAAACCCCGGGTATTGAAATTCTGTAATACCTGAATATTCTCCTTAATCGATATTTTGACCTGTGCACCAATACCAAAAGGGTTGTTCGCATAACCTTTAAATTTAATTTTGAGGTAGTGATGCTGTGTCTTTTCAGCTTCGTTTTGGTAGATGAAGACAGGCATATTGACATTGTTGATGACCAGGTCCTGATCCCCATCGTTATCCAGGTCACCATATGCGGCCCCATTGCTGAAAGAGGGCTGAGCCAGTCCCAGCTGCACTGTGTTATCTTCAAAACCCAGCCTTCCGGTATTGCTAAAGGCAAAATTTCTGATTGGGTTAGAAGGCATCTGAGTAATCATATTACTATAGTCAACCTTCTCTTTTTGGGCTATTTTTCGGTATACTCCATTGTCTGAAAGAAAGTCCCGAAAATCCATATACATCAGGTCTCGTTGTAGACCATTACTGACAAAGAGGTCTTTATGCCCATCATTTTCAAAATCAAAAATAAGTGCCCCCCAACTCCAGTCTGTGGCTGCTACATCTGAAAGCATGCCAATCTCCTGAAAATCGCCTTTGCCATCGTTAAGGTGCAGGCAGTTTTGCCCTATTTGGTAATGATAATTAGCCCTGTACTTCATGTTCTCCAGGTGATAAGGGTCAAAGGCTGACATAGCTTTCAGCCGGTAATTATCACCCGCCAGCATATCAGTGGTAAAAATCTCGGGATGACCGTCATTATTAATATCCGCCATATCACCTCCCATACTGGAAATGGAACAGAAGTCTATGCGGTCGATCAATTCTTCGGAGAAGCTCCCGTCTCCCTGGTTGATGTAAAGGTAGTCTCGTTCCCAAAAGTCATTGCTAATATAAATGTCGGGATACATGTCCTGATTGATATCCCCGATTACTGCGCCTAGTCCGAATCCTATGGCGCTGCTGTAGATGTTTGCCTGCAGGGTGATGTCTGTAAACTTATTACCATCATTTCTGTACAGTTTATCTCCTCCCATTTCGTCGGGTTCATCACGCATACTTTTGAACAGGTCAATCTTGCTGGGATCTTTAAAACTGTTGTTGAGTAAGTAGCAGTCAAGATCTCCATCCAGGTCGTAGTCAAAGAATGCTGCCTGGGTAGAGTAGCCCTGATTGTTTAAACCGTACTCCTCGGCTTGTTCACTAAAAGAAAGGTCTCCATGATTGATAAACAACTCGTTTTCCTTATTATCTCCAGCGATATCACCCGAATTGCTGACGTAAATGTCCAGCCAGCCATCTCCATTCACATCAGCCATCGTTACCCCTGTGCTCCAGGCTTTAGTGCCGGCAACACCTGCCTGTTCGGTGACATCTTCAAATGTCATGTTTCCTTTGTTGAGGTATAGTTTATTTCCTGTCAAATTGGCGGTGAAGTATAAATCGGGAAGGCTATCATTGTTGATATCCCCGATAGCTACACCTCCTCCATTATAAAAATTGCGATAGGTAAGAATGTTAAAATCCTCCTGATCCTCTACCTGGTTGATAAAGTCTACGCCTGTAGATCCGGCTTCTAACAGACGAAAGTAGGTCTGTCCATTATTTTCAGGAGCAGTAGGCTTGCTCTTCTGTTCAGATATTTCCTGCGAGCAGGCAGTGAACAACATACATCCAAAAAACAGAAAAATACAGTAATTATATATAGAGCTCATAAGCTAGGAGGTTCTTTTTTACTCGATTAGGCTATATTGTTTTTTTGTTGGAAACTGGCTCTTACTCTGGGTTCCCATGTATTCACCCCAGCGCGGTGAGCCTTGCATTCTGATTCCTGTACTGATGCGCTTTACACTCATTCCCATAAAGCGGAAAAGGTCATTTGGGTTGAAGTATTGAGTATAGACGATATCGAGGAATCCATCCATGTCCAGGTCGCCCAGCCAGGGTGTAGAGTAAATGTTCTTAAAACTTGGAGCCTGGTCTATGATATGTTCTTTTCTATCCTGGAAGTCAAGTGCGATTAGCCGCATTCTTATACTTTTTGGTGAACGAATGTCTTCTGTAAGCTCAATATCACAGTCGTAATCATTGACGCTGAGAATAGCTTCGTCATACCCATCATTATCTATATCGTAAGCTACAGGGGTAGATAAATTGAAACAACCAATATTGTTCTGGTAGATAATTACACCGTCTCTGCCATCAAGAAGTACCTGTGAGGCTGTTGAATAATCCGGCCATTTACCCTTACTCAGCATGGTAAAGAAATCCGGAATATTGTCCTCATTAAAATAGCCCACAGCAAAACTATTGCTTGACTCCATCTGGCTAAATTTTGTTTCCCATATTGGCTCTAAGGATTTTCCATCTATCGCAGAGGCTGTGCCAGCGTGAGAGATTGCTATGATATCAGTATAGCCATCCTCTGTGATGTCTGTCAATACAGGGGGAGCGATAAATCCATGCTGTTCTTCGGTGGCAATAGCTTTGGCTTTGTAGAGTTGCCCTTTTATCAGATCATCAAGCGTAGCAAGATACAAGCTGCCTCCCATAGTTTCGCCACCCGTACCGAATATGAGCTGTATATTTTCATTTCCTGCATGCGCAAAGCAGAGCGGAGACATATAAGATTCATGGCTATCAGGCATGGTATCTGCCGCGATAATTTTTCCGTTTCGGGAGTCAAATAGCATCAGCACAGCAGGATGGCGTTCGCTGGTATCATTGGGCAGAGCATTCCAATTACCGCCGTTTACAGTAAGTAAATCCTGGAAGCCATCATGATTCTGATCTGGTACAAGAACGCTGTTGTAAAAGTTGAAACGTGCATACTGCAATACCGGATCATTTTCGTGGTGATAGCTGTATTCCCAAATTAAATCGCCACTCTTACCATCCAGGGCTTTCAGGCTATGGTTTCTTCCTCCTATAAAAACATCCTTGACGCCATCACCATTGATGTCGTAGAATACTGCTGAGCCTACGATACTGGCATCAGCCGCCTGTTGCCAAAGTAAGTCACCATTCTTACCATTTAGGGCAAGTATACCTTGCTCTGTGGGAGCTAATTCTTCTTTTCCAGCGCCTATTACGATATCCAGTATCCCATCAGCATTCAGGTCGGCTGCTTTGGGTGAAGACTGGGACCCAATCTGATAAAAAGATTGCTGCCAGGCTACTTCAGTCTTCTTTCTGCTACACCCAATAATTCCTAACAGGATAATTAAGTAGTGAATGTGTACAACGCTCCTAAGCACTTGGGTATCAGGTTTCTCGTTTTTCAAAATGCCTTAAAATGTAATGAGTATAATCTTGAAAAAAAAGCATAAGCAGGTTTTAAGGCACGGATCAATTGGTTACTGAATAAAAAATAGCGGACCTGTAAGATCAGGCCCGCTATCATGATTTTATCAAATTATCTTTTTACTGAACGTCCCACCATACACGGGTCATCACATCGTTGGGAAGTGTACCCCCTTCCTGAAGGTTAGGGTTATTGGCCACTTCCTGAGAATAGTATTCAATTCTTCTGAATATCTGCCCGCCTGAAACATTACCAGGATAATTTACCGGACTTAGTTCCGGGTAACCCGTTCTTCTCCAGTTACTATAGGCCTCATACCATTGCATAAAGTTTGCTGCCCAGTGTTGCTCACCGATCATTTTCTCTGAACCATCAAAAGGGTTAGCCGCCAGATAGGCTTCTACTTCCGCATCGCTCACGGTCAGTGAAGGATCAAAAATATCCCACTGCTGCATTGAGCCTTTGACACCGGCATTGTAGTGAGAGGTAGCATCACCACTGTGCCAACCTTTGAGTGCGGCCTCGGCTAATAGGAATTCTACCTCTGCATAAGTCATAAAGATAAAGGGGTCATCTACATCCAGCATCATTGGATTAAGGCGAGAGTAGGTAAGCTCCCTGTCTATTTCTTCAGTGGTGCCTTCGTACTCCTTGATGGTTTCCGTATCATAACCATTAGGCATGCCTTTTTGCGCGGCGGGGTCTGTATTGTAAGGACCACCCCAGATACCGATTCCTCCGCTATAGATCATCAGGCGAGGATCATTACGACCTTTAAGAAAGTCAATCAGAGTTTTGCTAAGCATATTGTTAGCTCCCCAGTCATCAGGGATCATGGCACGGGAAATACCATTTTGGTTGAACCACTGGCTGGGGCCGGATGCCATCTGTATCCACGCCATGTCCTCATTGCTCTCCATCACACCTCCGGAAATGGCTTTCTGCACATAAGTTTGAGCAGTACCGGGATCTACATTAGAAATACGCATGGCTAAACGTAACATCAGCGAATTAGCGAGCTTTTTCCACTTGGTAAAGTCTCCTCCGTATACAACATCAGCAGCGCCTACCTCATCCGAACCGGTGCCTATGGTAGCGGCGGCAACCTCAAGCTTAGCCAGCATATCCTTGTAGATGGTTTCCTGTGAATCATATTTAGGAAAGAATATGCCCTCAACCCCTTTGTTGGCTTCGGTGTAGGGCACATTACCATGCAAATCGGTCATGATATGCATAGGAATAATATACATGATCTGGGCCATATGGTGCAGGTTTGTCCAGTTGGGGTTTGTGCCTTCTGGCCCAGTCTGGCGAATAACCTCTCCTAAAGTTTTCAGGGCGTTTTCATAAACGTAAGACATAAAACCATTGAAACTGTCAAGGTGGCGCATGTATTTATCACCGCTTCCTCTCTCTCCGCCCACTTGTAGGGTTGCCATCTGCTGGATAAGACCGGATGCAAGGTTCAGATGCACCCTGCCATTGATATATCGGTTTTCGGCAGCTTGCACCTGCCCCTGGGTCAACATGAACTTCCAGTCCAGTTCATTAGCAGCGGTGGGGTTAATATTTAGTTCCACCAGTTCATCGTTATCGCAGCTCGCCAGTGGCAGCATACAGATGATGATGATGCATGAAAATATATTTATGTATTTCATTGTTATCTGTTTTTTTTAAAAGCTCACCTTTAAATTAAATCCATAAGAACGGGTTTGAGGCACACCAAAGTAGTCAAAACCCTGTGCGTTATCATTGCTGTAGTTAGACTCAGGGTCAACGTTTTCCAGATTGGAATACAGAATGAAAAGGTTTCTTCCTACGAAGGAAATACTTGCCCTGTTTATAGGTGTGTTTTTTAACAAGCTACTGGGCAATGTATAGCCCAGGCTTAGCTGGCGGAATTTAATGAAAGACGCATCATAGATGAAACGATCTGATAGCGAACTGTACGCCCCCCAGAAGCCAGGAATTTCTGTGGCATCCAGCGTTTTGGAGAAGGCTTCTCCATCCTGATCTACTCCGGTAACAGTAAGCGACTCGCGGCCTTCTGAAACAAAGCCAAGTCCACTGGTGGGTTCTACTGTCATCTTATGCTGACCTGCTCCTACAAAGCGTGCGTTAGTTCCTGAGTAAATATCCCCTCCAGCCTTGAAGTCAATCAGAAAGTCCATGTATATTCCTTTCCAATTGAAGCTGTTGGTCAGACCTCCCACATAATTATGTACACCGTTGCCAAGAATAGAAGTTTCGTCTGAGCGTACCGGCTGACCACTATCCGGATCAAATACCGGCTGTCCATTGATCATCTTCTGGGTAAAGCCAGTGATCGTACTGAATTGTTCACCCACAATCTGATTGATGAATGCTACCCTGGTACGAGGCTCACCAACCTGTATACTGGTAATGCCATCAGAAAGCTCAATTACTTCATTGTTATTCAGAGAGAAGTTAAATGTGACATCCCAGTTGAAATCACTTTGCTGTATAGGTGTACCTGTTAGCAAGAGCTCAACTCCTCTGTTTTGCATTTTTCCTACGTTAATGGTTGTTCCTGAGAAGCCTGAAGCTTCGGAAATGGTAGCATTCAGGATGTCATCAGTAGTTTCCTGACGATAATAGGTAAAGTCAACACCGAGCCGGTTATTGAAGAAGCGGAAGTCCGCACCAATTTCAAACTCAGTAGAAGTCAGGGGTACCAGGAAGCGGTTAGGAATATTACTTTGTGAGATAGAGGCAGTAGGTAAGCCCAGGTGACCTTGTCCCAAACTATAGGTCAGGTCTAAGCGGTAGGGGTCGGTATCTCCTCCCACCTGTGCCCACGAACTACGCAGCTTACCATAAGAAAGAAAGCTGTTGCTGGACATGTTAAAAAGCTCTGTGAAGACAAAGCTACCTCCGATAGATGGGTATAAAATATCGTTAGTTTCAGGATTGAGCGTAGAGAACCAGTCCTGTCGTGCGGTTCCTGTTATGTAAATTAAATCCTTATAACCGATGGTAGCTGACCCAAATACTGAGTTAATCCCTTTTTCGCTGAATCCATAGCCAGGATTCTGGTTTTCCAGATTGGTAAAAGTATTGAAGAATGGAATATTAAAATTACTTCCGTTCAAAGCCAGTGCTTCGTAAGAACGTCGCATACGGTTTCCTCCTATGAAGGCATTAACAGAAATATCTCCAAAGTTATCATCAAAGCCAATCATCCCTTCCAGATTGGTTTCACGTATACGTTCTTCTCTTTCATTCATGCTCCCCCGGCGCTGATAGCCGGTTCCATAAGGAGTGATATCAGTTTCTCTCCGGGTATACCAGTCCATCCCGAAGCGCCCCTGCACATAAAGAAAATCTGTAATGTCATAACGAGCTACATTAGAAGTGATGATCCTGTCCCTGACATCGTCATTCTCAAACTGATGCGCCGCCCACCAGGGGTTCTGGTTCCAAAGGTCATTAGATATTTGTAATTCCTCACCGGGGGCTTTACCATCTCCGGGCACAAATCCCTCAGGTACTGCACCTAGCTTGTCTGGATCTCCTTTCAAATCGTTGACGTTATAGTTAGGAGGGAGTCTCAATAATCCCTGAGGAGCATTACCCGGTGAGTCAGAAATGCGCGGGCGGTTTTGTGCATTCTCGTTGGAATACATAACCTTAGAAGTAACGGTAAGCTTATCAGCATAATTTCCATTATATGATAAGCTTAGGTTGTTACGGTCGTATCCAGAATTTGGAATGATGCTTTTATTTTGCAGGTTAGAGAAGTTCAAACGGAAAGTTTGTGTCTCATTGCCTCCGGAAAAACCTATGCTATTTGTCCAGGTGGTTCCGGTCCGGTAAAAGCGATCATAATTATCTCCCGCATAAGCATAAGGCCGTTCCACACCATCAAACTGTGCTACAGGCCTTCCGTCCAAACGGCCTCCCCATACGCTTGTGCCCACATTGAAAGCCTCTGATGCGTCTACCGGGGCACGTCCCTGGTTGCCCTGTCCGTATTCTTTTTGCAGGTCTAACAGGTTGAAAATATCCTCGAAGACAAAGTTGGAATTAAAATCAATGCCAATACCTTTTCTGGCTTTTCCGCTTTTCGTGGTGATCAGAATAACACCGTTGGAGGCTCTTGATCCATATAATGCGGCTGCGTTCGCTCCTTTCAAAACAGTCATTTCAGCAATGTCATCCGGGTTAATACTGGATGTTCCATCACCTTCATCAGAACCTCCCCACATGCCTGCCTGTCCAAATCCTGAATTGTCTATCGGAATCCCGTCTACCACATAAAGAGGTTGGTTATTACCCGTCAGTGAGACATTACCACGGATAACTACACGGCTGGAACCGGCCGGGCCGGAGGCAATATTGCTGACATTAACCCCGGCTACTTTACCAGCGAGGGAGTTTGCAATATTAAGTTCTCGTGCTTCCTGGAAGCTTTCTCCATCTACTTGTCCTACTGAATAAGAAAGCGCCTTTGCGCTACGCTCCATACCCAGGGCTGTTACTACAACTTCACTTAGCTCCTGGACGTCAGGGGCCAGGCTCACGTTGATAGTAGATCTGCTTCCTACTTCAACCTCCTGGAGGGCATACCCAATAGAAGAAAATGTGAGAATCGCATCATCTCCGGGCACACTAATATTGTAATTTCCGTCAATGTCTGTCACAGTACCAGTAGTAGTGCCTTTGACCAGTACATTGACTCCTGGTAATGGATCACTATCATCGGTACCGGTCACAGTTCCTGAGACCTGCCTTTGCGCCATCGCATAAGTGACGCTGGCAACCATAAGTGTTAAAATGAGTAATTGTTTTTTCATTTGAGGTAGAGTTTGGTTGTTGTATGCAATAGCATGGTTGAGAGAAAAGAGTTGTTTGTGATTCTCATAAATTGAATGGTTTTAGGTAGATATTAATAGCAAATACTTAATTAATTTAGGCATAATTATGATATTCTCAAATAATTTAGAGATGATATTCAGGGTGCTAATAAATAGGGGTAAAAACCCTAAAAAGTATTGAGAAAATAGTATGAAGAGTTAAGTGTTTTAGTTAAAAAAAACATCTTTTTT
Proteins encoded:
- a CDS encoding VCBS repeat-containing protein, whose translation is MSSIYNYCIFLFFGCMLFTACSQEISEQKSKPTAPENNGQTYFRLLEAGSTGVDFINQVEDQEDFNILTYRNFYNGGGVAIGDINNDSLPDLYFTANLTGNKLYLNKGNMTFEDVTEQAGVAGTKAWSTGVTMADVNGDGWLDIYVSNSGDIAGDNKENELFINHGDLSFSEQAEEYGLNNQGYSTQAAFFDYDLDGDLDCYLLNNSFKDPSKIDLFKSMRDEPDEMGGDKLYRNDGNKFTDITLQANIYSSAIGFGLGAVIGDINQDMYPDIYISNDFWERDYLYINQGDGSFSEELIDRIDFCSISSMGGDMADINNDGHPEIFTTDMLAGDNYRLKAMSAFDPYHLENMKYRANYHYQIGQNCLHLNDGKGDFQEIGMLSDVAATDWSWGALIFDFENDGHKDLFVSNGLQRDLMYMDFRDFLSDNGVYRKIAQKEKVDYSNMITQMPSNPIRNFAFSNTGRLGFEDNTVQLGLAQPSFSNGAAYGDLDNDGDQDLVINNVNMPVFIYQNEAEKTQHHYLKIKFKGYANNPFGIGAQVKISIKENIQVLQNFNTRGFESSIEPYLLFGLGEESSIDQLEVIWPDKRKQLLKNIAADQTLTLDHEEASSTAVPVSTARNVPAPLLTEVSDQLVQGDSRHQENRYNDFDHEILLWRMLSTEGPRIVKGDVNGDKLEDFVLLGAKDDEDKLFTQRNDGSFKRTPSEGLKIAGSFESSCGAFLDVDQDGDQDLMLGAGGNEYLEGGQHFILRYFENDGQGKLKPSNRNVPRLVGNFSCLEAADFNGDGSMDMFLGGRCVPGNYGLPPRSYLMVNKGGNWVDETPEALSGIGMVTDASWVDIDGDQDKDLIVVGEWMGIHIFNNEDGKLVNSTEIKNSQGWWNRIEAADLDKDGDMDFVLGNWGLNSKLQASPEKPLSLYVNDFDRNNKSEFILSWYAPLDDQAYPFAPKGELTKQLPQLRKQILKYEDYARQTYETLFPLQLRQQSLTYKASYLESAILWNEGGNFSLTALPVEAQVAPVFAIAVEDFNEDGYPDIWLGGNFYALKPQVGRHDASRGTLLLGRGSGKFEALSPAASGTYVEGEVRDAVMIESKQSKVMLVSRNNENIVVFQKK
- a CDS encoding SusD/RagB family nutrient-binding outer membrane lipoprotein; the encoded protein is MKYINIFSCIIIICMLPLASCDNDELVELNINPTAANELDWKFMLTQGQVQAAENRYINGRVHLNLASGLIQQMATLQVGGERGSGDKYMRHLDSFNGFMSYVYENALKTLGEVIRQTGPEGTNPNWTNLHHMAQIMYIIPMHIMTDLHGNVPYTEANKGVEGIFFPKYDSQETIYKDMLAKLEVAAATIGTGSDEVGAADVVYGGDFTKWKKLANSLMLRLAMRISNVDPGTAQTYVQKAISGGVMESNEDMAWIQMASGPSQWFNQNGISRAMIPDDWGANNMLSKTLIDFLKGRNDPRLMIYSGGIGIWGGPYNTDPAAQKGMPNGYDTETIKEYEGTTEEIDRELTYSRLNPMMLDVDDPFIFMTYAEVEFLLAEAALKGWHSGDATSHYNAGVKGSMQQWDIFDPSLTVSDAEVEAYLAANPFDGSEKMIGEQHWAANFMQWYEAYSNWRRTGYPELSPVNYPGNVSGGQIFRRIEYYSQEVANNPNLQEGGTLPNDVMTRVWWDVQ
- a CDS encoding SusC/RagA family TonB-linked outer membrane protein, with protein sequence MKKQLLILTLMVASVTYAMAQRQVSGTVTGTDDSDPLPGVNVLVKGTTTGTVTDIDGNYNISVPGDDAILTFSSIGYALQEVEVGSRSTINVSLAPDVQELSEVVVTALGMERSAKALSYSVGQVDGESFQEARELNIANSLAGKVAGVNVSNIASGPAGSSRVVIRGNVSLTGNNQPLYVVDGIPIDNSGFGQAGMWGGSDEGDGTSSINPDDIAEMTVLKGANAAALYGSRASNGVILITTKSGKARKGIGIDFNSNFVFEDIFNLLDLQKEYGQGNQGRAPVDASEAFNVGTSVWGGRLDGRPVAQFDGVERPYAYAGDNYDRFYRTGTTWTNSIGFSGGNETQTFRLNFSNLQNKSIIPNSGYDRNNLSLSYNGNYADKLTVTSKVMYSNENAQNRPRISDSPGNAPQGLLRLPPNYNVNDLKGDPDKLGAVPEGFVPGDGKAPGEELQISNDLWNQNPWWAAHQFENDDVRDRIITSNVARYDITDFLYVQGRFGMDWYTRRETDITPYGTGYQRRGSMNEREERIRETNLEGMIGFDDNFGDISVNAFIGGNRMRRSYEALALNGSNFNIPFFNTFTNLENQNPGYGFSEKGINSVFGSATIGYKDLIYITGTARQDWFSTLNPETNDILYPSIGGSFVFTELFNMSSNSFLSYGKLRSSWAQVGGDTDPYRLDLTYSLGQGHLGLPTASISQSNIPNRFLVPLTSTEFEIGADFRFFNNRLGVDFTYYRQETTDDILNATISEASGFSGTTINVGKMQNRGVELLLTGTPIQQSDFNWDVTFNFSLNNNEVIELSDGITSIQVGEPRTRVAFINQIVGEQFSTITGFTQKMINGQPVFDPDSGQPVRSDETSILGNGVHNYVGGLTNSFNWKGIYMDFLIDFKAGGDIYSGTNARFVGAGQHKMTVEPTSGLGFVSEGRESLTVTGVDQDGEAFSKTLDATEIPGFWGAYSSLSDRFIYDASFIKFRQLSLGYTLPSSLLKNTPINRASISFVGRNLFILYSNLENVDPESNYSNDNAQGFDYFGVPQTRSYGFNLKVSF